GCCGTGGTTCGGATCCAGGAGGCCGAACCTCGACCGGATCTTTGCTtccataaatacacaaaatcaaactaatttagtccaaaaataatcaataaatagtttaaatttaGTGTCAATAAATcgttttcttaatttttttaaatgtttaactttatttaaaacgtTTGGGgcttaattattaaatttatttggaaaatttattttcttttcataaactgtagaataattaaaaatgaatataaactgaAGGATGTTagtaagtttacatttttatagatGAAGTTAATCGGGGGATTCTTTTGCACATGGCAACCCGCCTCATTACGCACAGGTGCGTCAGTCGTTCACCTGGAGCCGCCGCGCGGTTCACAGGAATGATTCCCATTTTATTGATGAACGGCAGGATGTTCCCTGTGGAGGAAGGGAAATTATTCTAAATTATTAGAAATCATTGTTTTTGGGTTAATTAGTTTCAGTTCAACTCGCCGCCATGTCGCTTCCGCGGTTCTTCATCTGGATCTTCAGTTTATTTCgattctttttcactttttaaacccaattttgtttcatttttacgaagtttttcttcttcgttAAAGACTGGAGGccttaaaaatgaaactaaacgTAAATAATCAGTGAAAGTTTGGATTTTAATAATCCAgatggaggtgtgtgtgtgtgtgtgtgtgtgtgtgtgtgtgtgtgtgtgtgtgtgtgtgtgtgtgtgtgtgtgtgtgtgaaggagtCAGACTGAACGCATCGGCTCACTTTGCGTCCTTTAATCGCAGGTTTTCACATCAGTGTATAAATAAGTTATCAGCTTCATTCAGTCCTGCGCGCGCAGCTTCCGGTCTGTATTTACATCATCAGCTGCTCCACGCGCACTTTGCGGTGAAAAACTGCGGCTCTTTCAGCAGGTTGAACGTTCTCGGGCTCAGACGTTAAAAAGAACCGAACAGAACCGCGGACGGTTCAGTGAGATCCGTCTCAGCAGAGTCACGGAGTgaagaggaaacattttaatttaacgAGTCAAAAACAAATGATGTCACAGGAGTCTGGTTGTTCCGGTTCGGCTCAGAACCCGTCCGAACCGTCCTAGGGCCGGGCCTGCTCCATCTGCTGGTGCTGACTCCTGATGGCGAAGCGGCTGACGTGCACCGGGATCGGAACCACGATCTTGGGGTTCCGGCTCGGCTCCCCGGACTTGTTGTTGACGTTTCCGGCCTTGACCCGTTTCCACTTGGCGCGccggttctggaaccagatctTCACCTGCACCTCGCTCAGCTTGAGCGCATGCGCGATCTGGGAGCGCTCGGTGAGCGACAGGTACTTCTTGCAGTGGAactccttctccagctccagcagctgctcACTGGTGAACGCGGTGCGCCGCCGCCGGTTCTTGCCGCTGCCGCCGCCCGCCGCGCCGCCGCCCGCCGcgcagccgccgccgccgccgcccgCCGCGCCGTGCAGGTGCGGCGCGTCGTCCAGGCCGCCGCCGCCGTCCGCGTCCTCTTTGTGGCAGAGGGACGTGAGGTTGTCGTCGGAGCTGTAGTCCAGGTCGCTGTCCATGGAGAAGCTCTCGTCCTTCCGGCCGCCGTCCTCATCCTTGGACTCGTCCTTGGACAGAACTCTGGCTGCGGGATTAACAATAATCTGATTATCGGGAAATTACAGCTACGTATCAATCACAAGAGGAAAAACTTTCATctttaatgaattttatttggttCATGTTCCacataaaaagatgaaaaacatttcatccccattttaaacataaactgatgttgggtgaggaagaggaggaggagatgaaggTGTCGGTATCCATCATGGGCCCGGATCGGAATCAGGACGCGCTGCGGGACGTTCCGCTTTCACGCGTAATTACGCACCGATGTCTCCACGCGgccttctgtgtgtgtgtgtgtgtgtgtgtgtgtgtgtgtgtgtgtgatgacaaataaaaaacaaatctgtcacGAGCCAGTAAACCTGAAGCTCGCGCAGCTTTCAGGTTTTCAGCAGCGAAATTCcggattttttattattattattattattattattattattaataataaaaactaaataatagaTTCAACAGATAAATTAATATTGGATAAATgagataaatgtttaaatttgacaCATTTGGGCCAATTTGACTTTAATGAGATTTTTCAGTTGATCGTTTGAACAGCGGAATAATTAATGACTCGttacaaatataataattataataataataataaaacctgcaggattTAATATAAACAccttatttatttacctttattaaTAAAGTAGATTCAAGTGTTTTAGTCAgaatttagttcatttttagtttttaaatatttttttaaattaaagtgaaacaaaaatgatgtaattaaattaaactaatatt
This genomic window from Xiphophorus couchianus chromosome 24, X_couchianus-1.0, whole genome shotgun sequence contains:
- the gbx2 gene encoding homeobox protein GBX-2, encoding MSAAFGPSFMVMQRPLGSTTAFSIDSLIGGPPQPSPGHFVYTGYPMFMPYRSVVLQPPPPPPPPALPGGHHPQIPGLQSGFCSSLAQGLTQGLTQGMALTSTLMASLPGGFSPSQQHQEAARKFGSQALRLEAEDGKSFLPGKESALPAFHDADAPLQTSTARVLSKDESKDEDGGRKDESFSMDSDLDYSSDDNLTSLCHKEDADGGGGLDDAPHLHGAAGGGGGGCAAGGGAAGGGSGKNRRRRTAFTSEQLLELEKEFHCKKYLSLTERSQIAHALKLSEVQVKIWFQNRRAKWKRVKAGNVNNKSGEPSRNPKIVVPIPVHVSRFAIRSQHQQMEQARP